In a single window of the Acyrthosiphon pisum isolate AL4f chromosome X, pea_aphid_22Mar2018_4r6ur, whole genome shotgun sequence genome:
- the LOC115034867 gene encoding uncharacterized protein LOC115034867, with the protein MDPIDIPSPKKKNPCGKFIGTGQKQIIINLYKDIVNQQPENPDSPRLKYKEMLLKISKATGIGQRTVQTTLAEYKNKGTVTSPNKKKNRPTIIEKVDDFDKNAIRQKIHSFWLNREVPTIAKMLTAINEDETLPDLKRSSFHKILKQLQFVFVKKCRNSALLERDDLVTWRQNYLSNIKQYRAEGRQIYYLDETWVNAGETHSRTWVDSSVTSRRDAFKRGLTTGQKDPSGKGKRLIVLHIGSSDGFVPGGLLCFESKTNSSDYHDEMNGTTFFEWFVKIIPLLKDKAVIVMDNASYHSVRKDPTPVRSWKKQEIIDWLESKGEVVIQPIVKAVLLEKVKKIKSEHEKYVIDEYAKENDKIVLRLPPYHCELNPIELAWSSVKHYVRSLNNTFKIKDVQELLKQGVEHVTPEMWANFVKHVIKEEDKFWKIDFITDEILDEEPEGEQHILTIGTGDTSGSDLDSE; encoded by the exons ATGGATCCTATTGATATTCCTTCacctaagaaaaaaaatccttGTGGAAAG TTTATTGGTACTggtcaaaaacaaataataatcaatctGTACAAAGATATAGTTAATCAACAACCCGAAAATCCTGACAGCCCCCGATTGAAGTACAAAGAAatgcttttgaaaatttcaaaagcaACCGGTATTGGTCAACGTACAGTTCAGACAACTTTGGccgaatataaaaataaaggtacTGTAACATCGCCCAATAAGAAGAAAAATAGACCTACGATTATTGAAAAAGTGGACGATTTTGACAAAAACGCAATAAGGCAAAAAATCCATAGTTTTTGGCTCAATCGTGAAGTGCCCACAATTGCAAAGATGTTGACTGCCATAAATGAAGATGAGACACTACCAGATCTAAAACGTTCatcatttcataaaatattgaaacaattgCAATTTGTGTTCGTCAAAAAATGTCGTAATAGCGCGCTTCTCGAAAGAGATGACCTTGTGACTTGGCGGCaaaattatttgagcaacaTAAAGCAATATAGAGCAGAGGGCAGACAAATATATTACTTAGACGAGACGTGGGTCAACGCGGGAGAAACACATAGTAGAACATGGGTAGACAGTTCAGTCACTTCACGACGGGACGCATTCAAGAGAGGCCTCACAACAGGACAAAAGGACCCCTCGGGCAAAGGTAAGCGACTCATCGTTTTACACATTGGATCATCTGACGGCTTTGTCCCAGGGGGCCTTTTGTGCTTCGAATCGAAAACAAACTCATCCGACTACCATGATGAAATGAATGGTACTACATTTTTTGAATGGTTCGTTAAAATTATACCGTTACTTAAAGATAAGGCAGTCATTGTAATGGACAATGCATCATACCATTCTGTAAGAAAAGATCCAACTCCAGTGAGGTCGTGGAAAAAACAGGAAATTATAGACTGGCTAGAAAGTAAAGGCGAGGTCGTTATACAACCAATAGTAAAGGCGGTATTGttagaaaaagtaaaaaaaatcaaatcggaACACGAAAAATATGTAATCGACGAGTACGCGAAAGAAAATGACAAAATCGTTTTAAGATTGCCTCCATACCACTGCGAGCTGAACCCAATAGAGCTCGCGTGGTCATCCGTTAAACATTATGTCCGGTCgcttaacaatacatttaaaataaaagacgTACAAGAATTGTTAAAACAAGGTGTAGAACACGTAACACCAGAAATGTGGGCCAATTTTGTTAAACACGTCATAAAGGAAGAAGATAAATTTTGGAAAATCGACTTCATCACAGATGAAATATTGGATGAAGAACCTGAAGGAGAACAACACATCTTAACAATAGGAACAGGTGATACCAGTGGTTCTGATTTAGACTCTGAatga
- the LOC103309882 gene encoding tigger transposable element-derived protein 6-like, which yields MSLAKYESKKFSLGHLYADETELFYRATPDGSLCYKRETLEGSKKAMDRITVLCCCNMAGTDKKKMLIIGKSAKPRCFKIIKIINLPVSYLANKNTWMTAETFTSWLKDWDKEFGKQLRKILLTVDNAGPHPKLIDLKNITLEFLPPNTTSLVQPLDMGIIKNLKTHYRGLLVTYILKAIEDNLVTPSTCAIDISSKINILKAIQFVAESWRKVSVTIQHCFAHCGFRPLIDLPIPPIVSIENDVVQCVGNGELFIKIDDGVQCFNENENDDNILDEIAERSLQNEESNDDDDDV from the coding sequence ATGTCTTTAGCTAAATACGAATCTAAAAAATTTTCTCTCGGACATTTATATGCCGATGAAACTGAGTTATTCTACCGAGCGACTCCGGATGGTTCTTTGTGCTATAAACGTGAAACACTTGAAGGATCAAAAAAAGCAATGGATCGTATAACAGTTTTATGTTGTTGTAATATGGCAGgcaccgataaaaaaaaaatgttgataattggAAAATCCGCTAAGCCaagatgttttaaaattataaaaataataaacttacctGTTTCTTATTtagcaaataaaaatacatggaTGACAGCAGAAACATTTACATCGTGGTTGAAAGACTGGGACAAAGAGTTTGGAAAAcaattaagaaaaattttacTAACTGTGGATAATGCTGGGCCACATCCAAAAttgatagatttaaaaaatatcacactTGAGTTTCTGCCTCCAAATACTACTTCTCTCGTTCAACCACTCGATATGGGgattattaagaatttaaaaactcaCTACCGTGGACTATtggtaacatacattttaaaggcTATTGAAGATAATTTAGTAACTCCATCTACATGTGCTATAGATATCAgttctaaaataaacattctaaAAGCAATACAATTTGTCGCTGAAAGCTGGAGAAAAGTGTCTGTTACGATTCAGCATTGTTTTGCACATTGCGGTTTCAGACCACTGATTGATCTACCTATTCCTCCTATTGTTTCTATTGAAAATGATGTAGTGCAATGCGTAGGAAATGGggagttatttataaaaattgatgatGGTGTGCAGTGCttcaatgaaaatgaaaatgacgATAATATTCTCGATGAAATTGCTGAAAGAAGTTTGCAAAATGAAGAAAGCaacgacgatgacgatgacgTTTAG